A segment of the Desulfobacterales bacterium genome:
AGGGCGATAGAGTTTCGTTTGAAGTCGAAAAAGGAACAAAAGGTCCTGCGGCTGTCAATGTTAGTGTAAACTAATTATTTTATCACAATAAAAAAGGCATTCTTTCAAATGAAGGAATGCCTTTTTGTTTTATACAAAAAACCAAATTACGATTAACACAATA
Coding sequences within it:
- a CDS encoding cold shock domain-containing protein; its protein translation is GDRVSFEVEKGTKGPAAVNVSVN